The DNA region AAATGATCCTATGGGCGGCAATGTGCATGTAGATGAATTTGTTTTGGGCGGTTACGAACAATGAAAAATAGGTCGCAGTTATGGTGCCAAGAAAAAGAAAGCTGTCACAGCAGTACAACTTACCGATGATGGCAAGGTAAAACGAATGTGTACTATGCGTATTGATGACTTTTCGGCTAAATCACTACAATATATTTTTGTAAACTACATTAGTGGACAAGCACAAGTAACGACAGGCTTATGGAGGGGTTACAGGCCAATTGCTAAAGCTTATAACATTAAACAAATAGAAAGTAACAAAGGACTTAATTTTAAAGCTATACATACCATGATACACCAAATAAAATCATGGATAAGAACAACTTATTCTTGGGTAAGTGATTTTAATGCCAATCGATATTATAATGGGTTTTGTTTTAGAATTAATCGTTCACAAAGTAAAAAAACGATTTTCAATAACTTAATAACTAAAATGGTTGATGGTGATAAAGTTTACCAGTCTGAAATTATAAGTAACTAACTACCGACCTCTATAATGATTTTTTAGATTACATTTATAAAATGCAAAGATGTCTGTTACTTCTGTATTTTTCTGTATGGGTTAATTTTTCTTTCGCAAAGGAATGGAAAACCCTAAAAATCTATAAAACGGTAACAGGAAGCGATATACTCCAACAGTCAGATTGGCTCACTTCAGATAGACAAAAAAACACGGCGGTTTGGCAAAGGGCTAATGCCTACAATCTAAAAAACAATTTTTATGGTCAATATCATAAAATTGTTGAGCGTCGAGATTTTTATAAATGGCTTTGCAAAACCCTAGAGAGGAGAGGGCACGAGGTTGTTTGGGTTAAAATGGCACATTTTATTTCCAAAAAAATCCATATAATGGAACAGTTTCCGTTTACGCTGTTTATCGGGAAAAAAATAAAAGCCTATGCGCACACTGGAAACACAACTGTTTTTAATAATGCTTTTGCAGAACTTAATGCGCTGTATTTTTCAAAGAAAATATTAAAAGGAAAGGAAGCAGATACTTGGGATTCAACTATTCTAAAGCAAGAACAATTTAAATGGATAGAACCCATTTATAAAACTATGGATGCCAAAAGTTTGAAAACCTTAAGAAGAATAGCAAAAGGAAAATGTTTTTACAGCATAATGGTGCCTAAACCCATAAGGTACAAAGGAGAATTGGTGAATGCAGAAAATAGATTCGATTATGCTATTAAAACCCTAAAACCGTATTGTGAAAACAGATATAAAAGTTAACACTTTATCTTAGATTTTAGTTGTATATTTGCACGCAATTATAATCGTAATTGCATCATGACTGCACATCAAAACAAAATAGTAGGAGAAGGTTTAACCTACGATGACGTCCTTTTAGTTCCAGCTTATTCCGAAGTACTTCCTAGAGAAGTGAGTATTAAATCCAAACTTACGCGTAACATTACCATCAATGTGCCTATTATTTCGGCTGCTATGGATACCGTTACCGAGAGTAAAATGGCCATTGCCATGGCGCAAGAAGGTGGTATTGGTGTGTTGCACAAAAACATGACCATCGAGCAACAAGCGCTAAAGGTGCGTAAAGTAAAACGTGCCGAAAGTGGTATGATTATCGATCCGGTTACTTTACCGCTTACTGCCACAGTACGCGATGCTAAACACTCTATGGCCGAGCACAGTATTGGTGGAATTCCTATTGTGGATGAAAACGGAAAACTGAAAGGTATTGTTACCAATCGTGATTTACGTTTTGAGCACCAAAATAAAAAGCCGATCGCAGAAGTGATGACTGGTGAAAACTTAGTGACTGCTCCTATCGGGACATCGCTAAGGGATGCAGAGATTATTCTTCAGGAGCATAAAATAGAAAAGCTACTTATTGTAGACGACAGCTATAAATTATCGGGATTAATTACGTTTAGGGACATCACTAAAGTAAGTCAAAAGCCAAACGCCAACAAAGATGAATTCGGACGCCTAAGAGTGGCTGCGGCATTGGGTGTTACGGCAGATGCTATTGAAAGGGCTGAAGCTTTGGTAAATGCTGGTGTTGATGCCGTGGTGATCGATACTGCGCACGGACATACTCAAGGTGTGGTTAAAGTGTTAAAAGAAGTAAAAGCTAAATTCCCAGAATTGGATGTGATTGTAGGGAATATTGCTACTGCCGCGGCAGCCAAATATTTGGTTGAAGCGGGTGCCGATGCCGTTAAAGTAGGTATTGGTCCTGGGTCAATTTGTACCACTCGTGTGGTGGCCGGTGTTGGTTTTCCTCAGTTTTCTGCGGTGTTGGAAGTGTCGGCAGCCATAAAAGGTTCGGGAGTTCCTGTAATTGCTGATGGTGGTATCCGTTATACGGGCGATATCCCCAAAGCCATTGCAGCAGGGGCCGATACGGTCATGTTAGGATCGCTATTGGCAGGAACCAAAGAATCGCCAGGTGAAACCATTATTTACGAAGGAAGAAAATTCAAGTCATATCGAGGTATGGGGTCTGTTGAAGCGATGAAAGAAGGTAGTAAAGACCGTTATTTCCAAGATGTAGAGGACGATATTAAAAAATTAGTACCCGAAGGTATTGTGGGCCGAGTGCCATACAAGGGCGAGTTGTTTGAAAGCATCCACCAGTTTATTGGCGGTTTACGTGCCGGAATGGGCTACTGTGGTGCCAAAGACATTGAAACCTTAAAGGAAACAGGACAGTTTGTTAAAATCACATCGAGTGGTATTAACGAAAGCCACCCGCACGATGTCGCCATTACAAATGAGTCGCCTAATTATTCTA from Tamlana crocina includes:
- the guaB gene encoding IMP dehydrogenase, with the protein product MTAHQNKIVGEGLTYDDVLLVPAYSEVLPREVSIKSKLTRNITINVPIISAAMDTVTESKMAIAMAQEGGIGVLHKNMTIEQQALKVRKVKRAESGMIIDPVTLPLTATVRDAKHSMAEHSIGGIPIVDENGKLKGIVTNRDLRFEHQNKKPIAEVMTGENLVTAPIGTSLRDAEIILQEHKIEKLLIVDDSYKLSGLITFRDITKVSQKPNANKDEFGRLRVAAALGVTADAIERAEALVNAGVDAVVIDTAHGHTQGVVKVLKEVKAKFPELDVIVGNIATAAAAKYLVEAGADAVKVGIGPGSICTTRVVAGVGFPQFSAVLEVSAAIKGSGVPVIADGGIRYTGDIPKAIAAGADTVMLGSLLAGTKESPGETIIYEGRKFKSYRGMGSVEAMKEGSKDRYFQDVEDDIKKLVPEGIVGRVPYKGELFESIHQFIGGLRAGMGYCGAKDIETLKETGQFVKITSSGINESHPHDVAITNESPNYSR
- a CDS encoding Insecticidal toxin complex protein, yielding MQRCLLLLYFSVWVNFSFAKEWKTLKIYKTVTGSDILQQSDWLTSDRQKNTAVWQRANAYNLKNNFYGQYHKIVERRDFYKWLCKTLERRGHEVVWVKMAHFISKKIHIMEQFPFTLFIGKKIKAYAHTGNTTVFNNAFAELNALYFSKKILKGKEADTWDSTILKQEQFKWIEPIYKTMDAKSLKTLRRIAKGKCFYSIMVPKPIRYKGELVNAENRFDYAIKTLKPYCENRYKS